A window of Fusarium falciforme chromosome 1, complete sequence genomic DNA:
TTTTCCTTCTCAGACAGGGTCAATATTGACGTCTTGAGCCGCTCACGTGCTGTTGAGAAGGACGTTGCAATTGCGTTGCTTGGGAGATGGGCTATCGTCCCTTTGGGTCTAGTCCGTGGGCTCTAGCAGAAGCCAAGTTTCTCTCGACACGAGTGACATCTTGATGCCCGAGAGGTCAAGAACTGCGATGATTTTGCGAACCGAGGGGGTCACCAATCTGGACCAGCAACTTGATTTCCAAAATCTTCAGATGAAGCTATTCCTTCCCCTCCCCTTCACGTGCGTCAACTACAGCACCAGAATGCACAGAGCAGCAAGAATGAAAGCATGGGTCAGGTACCTGGAATCGGGGTGCATGCATGCCTACCCGCTGCGTCACTAGCCGCACGTGTATAAGTCGGGGGATCTGATAGGGCAATCggggagagaagaagcagcggcACCAGCAAGCGACACCGGGACCCGCACTTCCCTCTGAGGACTAGCCCGACCCAGGGAGCCCAGCTAAGTTTGCAGCGGGCTGTCCGCTGCGAGACACCGAGGAGCCGCTGAGCTCTCGAGACGAATGAATTGGCTAATGCAAGTGGCTGGGCCGAGCTGCTAGAGCTGTTGAAAGGGAGCTACTGAGCAAGCCCCGGTGACACTTTGGGTACCTGCTGCAGGTGGTGGGCGCGGTGGCAATGGGTGGGCTCCATTGTTGCGTCGTCTGTCTATGCTTGGTTTCACGTCGGTCGGCCTTTTTTCCTTCCATCGTGTCTACCTACCTAAACAACCTGAACTTGCTCGAGTGGGTGCATTACTCTTGCTCGTTCTTTTTTCCAGTCTCGCGACAACGTGGGACCGTGGATCACGACTCTACTACTCCCTTGGGAATCCatcaattttttttttcacctTCTGCCCTCTCGTCCATCCttctctcatctccatcatctcgtcGCGCCTTCTTCGACTCGACACTCCTGCAGAacgacatcatcattgtGTCATGATCCTGTGACCCGACCCATCTCCCGGATCCCGTGTTACCTGCGCCTGCCATCCATTGATTGTCTCGCTCCGATCCTCCGATCCCGACGTGATAATCGCCCTACCCGGCCGTCCATTCTCCGCCGCCCGGCCGGCCTGCCTGCCTTGATAAGTGTAGTTGCTTCCTAGGCCGTGGACGACCAGCCCCTCCTCGCCCACAATGCGCTTCGGTCGCACCCTGCGCGAGTCCATCTACGCGCCATGGAAGGACAAGTACATCGACTACGCAAAGCTCAAGAGCTTGCTGCGTGAGGAcgtcgccgacgacgacCGCCCGTGGActgaggacgacgagactCGCTTCTGCGAGGAGATCTTCAACAAGCAGCTCGAGAAGGTGGCCGAGTTCCAGGAGCAGCGCTTCAACGCCCTCAAGGAGCGCGTCGATTCCGcctttgagaagctcaaggagcttgcTCCCGTCGAGTCTACCGAGGATGACGGAACCATCCCCAAGGGCGAGATCTCGGCCTCCCGCCTGCGTGCTCTCGAGTCGGAGCTCGACGACATTACTAACGAGGTCCGCGAGCTCAAGAAGTACAGCAATATCAACTACACGGGCTtcctcaagatcatcaagaagcacGATCGAAAGCGGGGTGATCACTACAAGGTCCGACCCATGATGCAGCTGAGCCTCGCTCAGCGCCCCTTCAACTCGGAGACCGGCTACTCGCCCCTCCTCAACAAGCTGTCCATTATGTACTTTGCCATCAGGCAACAGCTCGAGGAGGGCGGAGACCAGCTCCCTCCTCTGGACCTCGAGTCCCAGGGCGAGACTCACAACGGCGAGCGGTACACCGCTCACAAGTGTAGGTTTCCTTCCGAGGACGGGACGTTGCTTGGCAGTCGTACCGTGTCGTGAAACACAACAAAGTACTAACATGTCTCGGCAGTCTGGGTTCATCCCGACAACCTTCTCGAGGTCAAGACGGTCATTCTTCGACATCTGCCTGCCCTTGTTTACAGCGAGCAGTCTGCCAAGGAACTTGATGGCAGCGACTCGCCGTCTATCACTTCGCTTTACTTTGACAACAGGCAATTTGATCTCTATGGCGAAAAGGTCAACCGTCAAGCCGAGGCTACTTCCCTGCGCCTTCGCTGGTATGGGCAGCTGACCACCCGCCCGGAGATCTTTGTTGAGGAAAAGACTGTGGACGACAAGGGCAGCAGGGAGCTCAAGTTCTCCATCAAAGACAAGTATGTCAAGTCGTTTGTGGACGGCGACTACAAGATGGACAAGGCGAtccagaagatgaagaggcagAGTTTCACACCTGAGCAGGTGGACGCCTACAAGAAGACTGTGAATGCCATCCAGAACTTTGTCAAGGAGATGGGTCTGAGCCCTGTTCTACGGGCCAACTACGTGCGAACCGCGTTCCAAAAACCCGCCGATGATCGCATCCGCATTGCCATTGACACTGATGTTGCCTTTATCCGCGAGGACACCCTCGATCGCGACCGCCCTTGCCGTGATCCCAACGAGTGGCACCGCCTGGACATTGACGAGAGTGAGATGACCTATCCCTTCAAGAAGATGAACCAGAGTGAGGTCAACCGGTTCCCCTATGCTCTTCTGGAAATCAAGTTGAAGGAGGACGGTCTCCGGAAGCGCCCATCCTGGGTTGAGGATTTGATGTCTTCTCACTTGGTCCATCCCACGCCGCGCTTCTCCAAGTTTGTGCATGGTGTGGCGGTTCTATTTGAAGACTATGTCAACAACTTGCCCTTCTGGCTCAGTGACCTCGAGGGAGATATTCGAAAGGATCCTCAGAAGTCatttgaggaagaggagcagcGTCGTGCCCAACGACACGAGGACGTGATGGCGGTGGGCAGCTTGATTGGCGCGGGCGCAAAGTCAGGATCGTATAAGCCTACACAGAGCTCCCCAGTGAGCAAGTCATATCTGGCAGATCGCATGTCCAAGGACTCGATCGCTCAAGCCCTCAACAACCGATCATCTAGGGTCGCCAACGGGGAGGAGAGCGGGGAGGGCAGCTCGCGacagcaggaggagcagcaggagaGGTCTTATGGAACTCTCTCTTCGGTGATCCCAGGTTTCTCACTTTCCAAGTACTCTAGAGCGAAGCGAGCATCGCAGCAAGCTCTTCCCGAGGGCGTGGTGGCGCCAACTGAGTGGATCAAGAACGCTGGCGAGCTCAAGGTCGAACCCAAGGTCTGGCTCGCCAACGAGCGAACGTTCCTCAAGTGGCAGCACATCTGCATCCTTCAGGGTGGTCTGGCCGTTGGACTATACACAGCGGCCGGCAAGGATACGGTTGCCTCTATCATGGGCCTTGTCTATGTTCTGATCGCCGTCTTTGCAGGAGCTTGGGGCTACGGCATGCTTAGGGTGCGCCGAACCATGATCTTGGAACGGAGTGGCAAGGATTTTGATAATATGATTGGACCCATGATCATCAGCGTCTCTCTGATGGCTGCCCTGATCCTGAACTTTTTCTTTCAGGTACGTCTTACTGGTACGGCAAGGGTCTATCAAGTGCTAACATCAGTCAACAGTATCGGGCAGCTTTTGGACGAATGAATGATGGTAAGGATGGAAGTGAGCCTTTGTCCGAAGACCTGAGGTAGGCGAGCATGAAAGAGATGGAAGTTGTAGTGTTGGTTTTGTGAGAATCGGATAGGATGGGCGTTGGATGATGCATTCCTTTGGTGTTTCGTTTTGATCGGTTTGAAGATGTTGGAGAGGGAGGCATCGGCCATTTTACTGCTAGACTCATATGTTTTCACCAGTTGTGATTGGTCTtgtgttgaggttgagtaCCTAAATATGACTCTGGTTGTCATCGATAGGAGCCATCATGTTCATGATGTGAGCAGTGCTCTCACTGTTGTTGAACATGGGACCTGCGTCTATGGTGACATTTGCAAGACTCCCTGCAATAAGGCAGGTCCTAATCTTGAGCCAAGACTGTCCCCGTCCAAATATAGCGTAGGATGATCAAGCCGAAGCATCCATCTTTGATAGAACCCCTGAAGCGCAGCATGCAGGCATGGGCTTGTTGATTGCAGCTCTTGCTCTCCACATTTATGAACTTGCATGTACCTCTATGTGTAATGATTCATGGAGATGCGTAGGATAATGTAGATGGCCCAGCTTGAACTTGTTCGCGGAGTAATTATTGCAATTGAACAATAAATCTTCTTTTGGTTTCAATGCGGCAGAATGTCTTGCCCTGGgtgcctcggccttgaggaacaATAGGCCTCCGGCGGCAAGGCGAGGCAAGGATGGTGAGGCAGGCTCGAAGGCCCTCTACGCGCATATGTGCTGCGCGTCCCCGTCCGTACCGTACCTGCCCTGTCTCTCTTTTTCCCCTgcccccatcccatcccttcAATTATTCCGGACGGAAGAAAAGCCTCTTTCGCAACTTTACACTTTTTCTTCTCATGTCTCTTTTTCGAGTGTGACTTCGTGGTCTTTTAAACTTTCATCTTGAGGCGTGTCAACTACGGTGTTGCTGTGAGGTGACAACAACTCCAACTgggcctcctccccctccgtCTCATATCCCTGTCACATCGGCCTCCAGAGAGCTTCCCGCTGCTTGGACGACAGCCTCGCCTCCACGATTGTCGACCTGCAAGTCGCGCCACAAAAAAAAACGCGGCTTCCCCTGCCCGGGCCGTCCATTTTGAGGCCTGCGTGCGCTGGGTGTGGGCAATTCTGGGCTGCGCATTTTCATCTCCCCTTCTCTTCCCGCTTTCACGAGCAATTCCCtagctctctctctctctctctcttatcGCTTCTCCTCAGAGAAACAACCAAGACTTGACAGGAGCGGGGAGATCATGTGCAACGTCGAGCCCGTCTGCTGCTAACTTAGCTAACTCGGCGAGCTACGTACCATACCCTGGGTTTCCGATTTCCCTTTCTACCTGAACCCAGTCCCGCGCGCCATCGGGCGTCGCGAACCGCACGACCTGCGACCAACATCTCTTTTCGCGACAtcatcctccctcctcaTGGGCTTTTCTCGATAACCCCATCCTCTTCGCCAGCTTCGCGAGTCGCCCTAGAGCTGCGCTGTCGCTGCTCATGACATCATGACGGACCAAGGCGAAAAGAAGGGTCTTTGGAGCCTTTTCCGAAGAGCCAGTAGCAGGAGACAATCCACCAAACCACCGGTGCGTAGTGGCATCTTCTTTGTTCTTGAGCGCGCCGTGCCTCGGCTTCTGCAGAGCTCTAGCTCTGCCATGCCAAGCCAAGCTTAActcgacaacctcatcaCTTGAGAGTCTCTTTGCTGACTGTACCCCGTGGCTTCTAGACAAGGGAACACCTCGAGCCCAAGGAATACCACCGACCCCGCCGTGCTAGCAATGGCGATGCTATTCAACCCTTTCCACAAAACTCTGGTTCTGCTCCCGATCTCAGCTACGAGAAGCGCCGCCCCGCGACCGCCGATGACGAATCTCGCGTCCGACGCCGACCTAGAAGGTCGCAGCCCGAACCTGAGCCCGAACCTCGACAAGTGAGGTCTACCCCCTTCTTGAAGAAACCTCGTGGTGTAAACGGACGCACCGCCACCACAGCCCGATCCCGTGAACCTCTTACCACCTCCTGGCCTCCCGAAGGCATCTCTATCAACGATGAGTTGCCGCCACAGCATGCCCTGGAACTTGTCGCCCGCGGCGCTCCCTCTCACAAAGGCCATAAACGTCCAATCCCCCATCACCCCGAAGAGTTCTTCTCGCTCTACACAACCTCTGGTGGTAATCGATCTAATGGCAAAGGCACCGACCATATGGATGTCTCCAACCTTCACGATTCGATGACCCAGCTGATGACCCTGCGACTGCTTGGTCACGGCCATGCCACTTATCCATGGGAAACACTCGAGCAGCCTAGCTACTCATTCTTTTTTGGCCACTTGCCGGGAACTATCACTCTTAATGAATGGGCCTCCATGTCGAGCGTCTTGCCTCCTGCCATCATGCTCCGCGACTCCGGCGTCGTGCCTCGACCGATGGATCTTGAGAGCATCTTCGACCGATTACAGGAACTGCGCTatggcctcgaggatgaTAATGAGGCTATGTTGTATCGCAACCTTTACAAACGCATTCTGAGGGACCCCGACAAGATCTTTAGTCCCCATCGGACCCTCGACAAGCAAATTACCGACCTCATCCTTGTCCTGTCACGCCCAGAATGGATCGACTTTAGCAATCCGCGCAACCAGGTCGCGACCCGCTTCATCTTTGACAGGGGCGAAGAAAACCGCGAACAATACCAGAAGTTCTTCCACCAGCTACTTCTCAGTctcgagctggagctgcgCATTCAGTCGCAACAACATGGCGACTGGGCAAAAGAGAAGCTAACCTCTCAGATCCCTCCCACGATCCAGTGGAACCTGGCCCTGGCTCGTCGATGGCAGAATTTCGTCCGCGTTGACGACTTTGGCAAGACCCCTGAAGATAGTAAGCAGCCCGTGTTGGTAGCGACATGCTACGGAGCATGACATACACCAAGAATTTGGGTTTTCTAACACTGGCTGCAGTCCTTCTCCGCTACAAATTAAAGAAGCGCCAGATCAGGATGCTGAGGCGCTTTGCCCAGATGATGAGGTGGCCAAACCTGGATGAGACCCTTGATAATATGAAACAAAAAGACTCGGAGATGTCTTTGGATGAAGTCAGCTCTGATGCCTTTGCCTTTTTCAGCGGGCTCGTGCTGCCTGGGGTGAGTTTGACCGTTCATGACCCTGGAACTTATAAGCGGCGGTAGTCGTTGGCTTGTTTGATGCGTGAAGGCTGACTTGAGGAACAGCAAACGTTCCCCTTTCTCATCATGAACACactccttgatctcgaccCTGATAATGCCACCAATGAATTGGCCCTTCTTTCACACATGCACCCTCAGTGCGGTTTCCAGTATCGAAACAGCTACACATACTGGTCTGCCACTTGCATTGTAGGCAAGGTTCTAGCACCTACCTGCCACGGGGTTGCTGGGTGGGTCGGTCCCGCGCGGACGACGACAGATCTAGCTCCATCTCAGATTGCACGTATCCGCAGTAGAAAACCAAAACAACGGATGAGTGACAAGGACGTGGAGTCGATGGGGGAGCGATCCGACCCGCTGGGTCCGCCGGCTGAGGTCTATCCCGTGGACGAATATCAGCCGGTAGCGCCGAAAGGTGGCCctgatgatgctgttgaCACGGTGCGGATAGAACTGCTGAGCCTCAAAGCTGCGGATCGGCCCGACGGTGCATCCCCCACAAGTTCAGGCTCACGGCTGTTTGACGCGACGGTGCAGTTCGCTATCGATGGGGTATCATGGCCGTTGCGGCTCATGTATGACGTATCTTTTGTGGCAGCATGGCCGTGTTCCGAGGGGCCACATCCACTCTTCTTCGACTACATATATACGGCGATCCGTGTTGACTCGATAGTTGGGGTACGGGACTGGGGAGGCCTTTACGGGGGACCACCGTCGCATAGTGTGCGATCGAGCCCCGGTCCAGGCATGATGCAGGGACCGTACCGGGATATGTTCAGCCATAGCTTTGGTCATAACCGTCTTCAGGGTCACCTATTCGGCCATGGCGccaacgaggaagaagacgacgacgagaaggtGCTCGTGGTTGAAGCGTTCGGGGTGCGCGAC
This region includes:
- a CDS encoding SPX domain-containing protein, with the protein product MRFGRTLRESIYAPWKDKYIDYAKLKSLLREDVADDDRPWTEDDETRFCEEIFNKQLEKVAEFQEQRFNALKERVDSAFEKLKELAPVESTEDDGTIPKGEISASRLRALESELDDITNEVRELKKYSNINYTGFLKIIKKHDRKRGDHYKVRPMMQLSLAQRPFNSETGYSPLLNKLSIMYFAIRQQLEEGGDQLPPLDLESQGETHNGERYTAHKFWVHPDNLLEVKTVILRHLPALVYSEQSAKELDGSDSPSITSLYFDNRQFDLYGEKVNRQAEATSLRLRWYGQLTTRPEIFVEEKTVDDKGSRELKFSIKDKYVKSFVDGDYKMDKAIQKMKRQSFTPEQVDAYKKTVNAIQNFVKEMGLSPVLRANYVRTAFQKPADDRIRIAIDTDVAFIREDTLDRDRPCRDPNEWHRLDIDESEMTYPFKKMNQSEVNRFPYALLEIKLKEDGLRKRPSWVEDLMSSHLVHPTPRFSKFVHGVAVLFEDYVNNLPFWLSDLEGDIRKDPQKSFEEEEQRRAQRHEDVMAVGSLIGAGAKSGSYKPTQSSPVSKSYLADRMSKDSIAQALNNRSSRVANGEESGEGSSRQQEEQQERSYGTLSSVIPGFSLSKYSRAKRASQQALPEGVVAPTEWIKNAGELKVEPKVWLANERTFLKWQHICILQGGLAVGLYTAAGKDTVASIMGLVYVLIAVFAGAWGYGMLRVRRTMILERSGKDFDNMIGPMIISVSLMAALILNFFFQYRAAFGRMNDGKDGSEPLSEDLR